The following proteins are encoded in a genomic region of Montipora foliosa isolate CH-2021 chromosome 8, ASM3666993v2, whole genome shotgun sequence:
- the LOC137967895 gene encoding uncharacterized protein, translating to MTTNGGGWLLISSIVMKSSTPPTALPVKTSYRGIASNEMVLSKTALKELFAHLPFRQIRFYCSKKGGRIFHVGTVTNSSGESVVRYFTGQTDVRPSSCGSFVRMENDNSILAAACQSWFEGKWGHPSDDETRLYRHVAFQFFTSHWLLSPNDRWECDDYIIGVSAGDFWKIFVR from the coding sequence GGGGTTGGCTGCTTATCTCAAGCATTGTAATGAAAAGCTCAACTCCACCCACCGCGCTTCCGGTGAAGACTTCCTACCGCGGAATAGCAAGCAATGAGATGGTCCTTTCGAAGACCGCGTTGAAAGAGTTGTTCGCACACTTGCCTTTCAGACAAATAAGATTCTATTGCAGTAAAAAAGGGGGGCGCATATTTCACGTGGGTACAGTTACTAACAGCTCCGGCGAATCTGTAGTGCGCTACTTTACTGGCCAGACGGATGTGAGGCCTTCTTCGTGTGGATCGTTCGTGCGAATGGAAAATGACAACTCGATATTAGCGGCCGCCTGTCAATCGTGGTTTGAGGGAAAATGGGGACATCCCAGCGATGACGAAACCAGATTGTATAGACATGTTGCTTTTCAATTCTTCACATCTCATTGGTTACTCTCGCCGAACGACAGATGGGAATGTGATGACTACATCATTGGAGTATCTGCCGGagatttttggaaaatatttgttCGCTAG